Proteins encoded together in one Thermophilibacter immobilis window:
- the purE gene encoding 5-(carboxyamino)imidazole ribonucleotide mutase encodes MADQPLVGIIIGSKSDMPTMEACTKQLDELGVPYELVIASAHRAPDKVHEWAATAAERGLKVIIAAAGKAAHLGGVVAAYTPLPIVGVPMKTSDLGGMDSLLSMVQMPSGVPVACVAINGAKNAAIYATQILGATMPAYHEKIVAFKRQMAEA; translated from the coding sequence ATGGCAGATCAGCCGCTCGTGGGAATCATCATCGGTTCGAAGTCCGACATGCCCACCATGGAGGCATGCACCAAGCAGCTCGACGAGCTGGGCGTCCCCTACGAGCTTGTGATTGCCAGCGCGCACCGCGCTCCGGACAAGGTCCACGAGTGGGCCGCCACCGCGGCCGAGCGCGGGCTTAAGGTCATCATCGCCGCGGCCGGCAAGGCCGCGCACCTTGGCGGCGTCGTTGCGGCCTACACGCCCCTGCCGATCGTGGGCGTCCCCATGAAGACCTCTGACCTCGGCGGCATGGACTCGCTGCTCTCCATGGTCCAGATGCCCTCGGGCGTCCCCGTGGCCTGCGTCGCCATCAACGGGGCCAAGAACGCGGCCATCTACGCGACGCAGATTCTTGGCGCCACCATGCCCGCGTATCACGAGAAGATCGTAGCCTTCAAGCGTCAGATGGCAGAGGCGTAG
- a CDS encoding pyridoxamine kinase, giving the protein MSVNEPKDLYLYERRGAYLPRVAAVHDLCGYGKCSLGVAIPVLSAAGIDVCPVPTSLFSAHTRFPEFYMHDTTPILDAYLDAWQKEDIELDGIYSGFLGSAEQVGIIQRLYREYPGALRIVDPVMGDGGKKYPTYTDEMCDAMRGLVAGADVLTPNLTEASLLTGIPYTGQDVNEDQVKHIMDALLEKGAKAVVLKGIVRDGERTIRNYVGVAASPVAEVVGELLPYMLHGTGDLFASGLTGAVYAGRSLYDAVEFAGTLVRHAMQITRDQPDYEVRGVSFESVLGDVTALLA; this is encoded by the coding sequence ATGAGCGTGAACGAACCAAAAGACCTGTACCTCTACGAGCGAAGGGGCGCGTATCTGCCCCGCGTCGCGGCCGTGCACGATTTGTGCGGCTACGGAAAATGCTCACTCGGCGTGGCGATCCCGGTACTCTCGGCAGCCGGAATCGACGTCTGCCCGGTACCCACCTCGCTCTTCTCGGCGCACACGCGCTTCCCCGAGTTCTACATGCATGACACCACGCCCATCCTGGATGCCTACCTCGACGCCTGGCAGAAGGAGGACATCGAGCTCGACGGCATCTACTCGGGCTTTCTTGGGTCGGCCGAGCAGGTCGGCATCATCCAGCGGCTCTATCGCGAGTATCCCGGCGCGCTGCGCATCGTCGACCCCGTGATGGGCGACGGCGGCAAGAAGTACCCCACCTACACCGACGAGATGTGCGACGCCATGCGCGGGCTCGTCGCGGGCGCCGACGTGCTCACGCCCAACCTCACCGAGGCCTCCCTCCTCACCGGAATTCCCTACACCGGGCAAGACGTCAACGAAGACCAGGTAAAGCACATCATGGACGCACTTCTGGAAAAGGGCGCCAAGGCGGTGGTCCTCAAGGGAATAGTCCGCGACGGCGAGAGGACCATTCGCAACTATGTGGGCGTGGCCGCGAGCCCCGTGGCCGAGGTGGTCGGTGAGCTGCTCCCCTACATGCTCCACGGCACGGGCGACCTCTTTGCCTCCGGCCTTACGGGAGCCGTCTACGCAGGCCGCAGCCTCTACGATGCCGTGGAGTTCGCGGGCACCCTCGTGCGCCACGCCATGCAGATCACGCGCGACCAGCCCGACTACGAGGTGCGCGGCGTGAGCTTCGAGAGCGTCCTGGGAGACGTCACCGCGCTTCTGGCCTAA
- the purF gene encoding amidophosphoribosyltransferase — protein MSDPAGVAQDSGAPEPDDKLHDECGVFGVWAPGRDVARMTYFALRALQHRGQESAGIAVGDGKTVLVRKDLGLVTQVFSDADLAAMPGHVACGHCRYGTAGAKGWEAAQPHLSTINNVIIALAHNGTLVNFDDLRRELIDMAIPFRSNTDSEVAAKLIGYFTQRGHRLRTGIAHTMRMIEGGYAMVLVRENALYAFRDPHGIRPLVLGRLGDGGWVVASETCALDISGATFVREIEPGEIIRISDDGLRSERGCRPLTPANCIFEHVYFSRPDSVKDGSSFYLMRHRMGARLAQEAPVEADLVISVPDSGTPAAEGFAQESGIPFGTGLIKNRYVARTFIQPTPELRQMGVRLKLNALPDVVRGKRLVMVDDSVVRGTTSLQIVRMLKEAGATEVHVRSASPMVTWPCFYGIDTANQDQLIAANMDLEQIRSRLEADSVAFLSTEGLFACVPPNGYCTACFTGAYPVQIPRSFYEEKFLPGYEPNNLAPASKTSQMTLVQAEELLGQEG, from the coding sequence CTGTCCGATCCGGCCGGCGTGGCACAGGACTCCGGCGCGCCCGAGCCCGACGATAAGCTGCACGACGAGTGCGGGGTCTTTGGCGTGTGGGCTCCGGGCAGGGACGTGGCCCGCATGACCTACTTCGCCCTGCGGGCCCTGCAGCACCGCGGCCAGGAGTCCGCGGGCATCGCCGTGGGTGACGGCAAGACCGTTCTTGTCCGCAAGGATCTCGGCCTGGTCACCCAGGTCTTCTCCGACGCGGACCTTGCGGCCATGCCCGGACACGTGGCCTGCGGGCACTGCCGCTACGGCACGGCGGGCGCCAAGGGCTGGGAGGCCGCTCAGCCGCACCTCTCCACGATCAACAACGTCATCATCGCGCTCGCACACAATGGCACCCTCGTCAACTTCGACGACCTACGCCGCGAGCTCATCGACATGGCCATTCCCTTTCGCTCCAACACCGACTCCGAGGTTGCCGCCAAGCTCATTGGCTACTTTACGCAGCGCGGCCACCGCCTGCGCACGGGCATCGCGCACACGATGCGCATGATCGAGGGCGGCTACGCTATGGTCCTCGTGCGCGAGAACGCCCTCTACGCGTTTCGCGACCCCCACGGCATCCGCCCCCTGGTTCTGGGCCGACTTGGGGACGGGGGCTGGGTCGTGGCGAGCGAGACCTGCGCGCTCGACATCTCCGGCGCCACCTTTGTGCGCGAGATCGAGCCCGGCGAGATTATCCGCATCTCGGACGACGGGCTGCGCTCCGAGCGCGGCTGCAGGCCCCTTACCCCGGCCAACTGCATCTTCGAGCACGTGTACTTCTCGCGGCCCGACTCCGTGAAGGACGGCAGCTCGTTCTACCTCATGCGCCACCGCATGGGCGCGCGGCTGGCCCAGGAGGCGCCCGTCGAGGCCGACCTGGTCATATCGGTGCCCGACTCGGGGACCCCGGCGGCCGAGGGCTTTGCCCAGGAGTCAGGGATTCCCTTTGGCACGGGTCTCATCAAGAACCGCTACGTGGCCCGCACGTTTATTCAGCCCACCCCGGAGCTGCGCCAGATGGGAGTGCGGCTCAAGCTCAATGCCCTGCCCGACGTCGTGCGTGGCAAGCGTCTAGTGATGGTGGATGACTCGGTCGTGCGTGGCACCACGAGCCTCCAGATCGTGCGCATGCTCAAGGAGGCCGGTGCCACCGAGGTCCATGTGCGCTCGGCTTCGCCGATGGTCACCTGGCCATGCTTCTATGGCATCGACACGGCCAACCAGGACCAACTCATCGCTGCCAACATGGACCTCGAGCAGATTCGCAGCCGCCTGGAGGCGGACTCGGTGGCGTTTCTCTCCACCGAGGGCCTCTTCGCGTGCGTCCCGCCCAATGGGTACTGCACGGCGTGCTTCACGGGGGCCTATCCCGTCCAGATCCCTCGTTCGTTCTACGAGGAGAAGTTCCTGCCCGGCTACGAGCCCAACAACCTCGCTCCCGCTTCGAAGACCTCGCAGATGACTCTCGTGCAGGCCGAGGAGCTACTAGGACAGGAGGGATAG
- the purN gene encoding phosphoribosylglycinamide formyltransferase, which yields MSTKLGVLISGSGTNLQAIIDRIADGSLDASIELVVASRPDAAGLKRAEAAGLQTLTLSKEIYGNVLMADEVIAAELVRHDVEYVIMAGYMRKVHDPLLATFPNRVVNLHPALLPSFPGAHAIQEAYDRGVKVTGVTVHLANAAYDAGPIIAQRALTVEEGWTLEELEGHIHQIEHELYPEAIGLLCAGRVHVREDGRVGVGPA from the coding sequence ATGAGCACTAAGCTGGGAGTCCTCATCTCCGGCAGCGGCACCAACCTGCAGGCGATCATCGACCGCATCGCGGACGGGTCACTCGATGCCTCGATCGAGCTTGTGGTGGCCTCGCGGCCCGACGCCGCCGGGCTCAAGCGCGCGGAGGCTGCGGGGCTCCAGACGCTCACGCTCTCCAAGGAGATCTACGGCAACGTGCTCATGGCCGACGAGGTCATCGCCGCCGAGCTCGTCCGTCACGACGTCGAGTACGTCATCATGGCGGGCTACATGCGCAAGGTGCACGATCCGCTCCTGGCCACGTTTCCCAATCGCGTGGTCAACCTGCACCCGGCGCTCCTGCCGAGCTTCCCCGGCGCGCACGCCATTCAGGAGGCCTACGACCGCGGTGTCAAGGTCACGGGCGTGACCGTTCACCTTGCGAACGCCGCCTACGACGCCGGTCCCATCATCGCCCAGCGCGCGCTGACGGTCGAGGAGGGCTGGACGCTCGAGGAGCTCGAGGGACACATCCACCAGATCGAGCACGAGCTCTATCCCGAGGCCATAGGCCTTCTCTGTGCCGGACGCGTTCACGTGCGTGAGGACGGTCGCGTGGGCGTGGGTCCCGCGTAG
- the purM gene encoding phosphoribosylformylglycinamidine cyclo-ligase, protein MANQTTHVSYADAGVDTTEGARAVDAIKAAVAATSRPEVIGGLGGFGSLFSMKAFKDMEDPVLVSGTDGVGTKLAIAQLLDRHDTVGEDLVAMCVDDVVPVGAEPLFFLDYVAVGKLKAQQVAQIVGGIAEGCRKSGCALVGGEMAEHPGVMDPRDYDLAGFVVGVVDRPKMIGPHKVKAGDVILGLPSSGIHSNGYSLVRKVAIEGKSVAELNEPLEELGGESLADAVLRPTTIYAGGLVRALAAGAPLHAMAHITGGGVTENLNRALPADVDAAVARGGDVGPAWEMPPVIPYVVRAAGLTLDEAYRTFNMGVGMSLICDPDDVDEVCEKLVAEGFSPFEMGTCTPGSGKVVYNDEH, encoded by the coding sequence ATGGCCAACCAGACCACGCACGTGAGCTACGCGGACGCCGGAGTCGACACCACCGAGGGGGCTCGTGCCGTCGACGCCATAAAGGCCGCCGTCGCCGCGACGAGCCGCCCCGAGGTCATCGGTGGTCTGGGCGGGTTTGGGTCGCTCTTCTCGATGAAGGCGTTCAAGGACATGGAGGACCCCGTCCTGGTCTCGGGCACTGACGGGGTGGGCACCAAGCTCGCCATCGCGCAGCTGCTCGACCGCCACGACACGGTGGGCGAGGACCTCGTGGCCATGTGCGTGGACGACGTGGTGCCCGTGGGCGCCGAGCCGCTGTTCTTCCTGGACTACGTGGCCGTGGGCAAGCTCAAGGCGCAGCAGGTGGCGCAGATCGTGGGCGGCATCGCCGAGGGCTGCCGCAAGAGCGGCTGCGCGCTCGTGGGCGGCGAGATGGCCGAGCATCCCGGGGTCATGGATCCCAGGGACTACGACCTCGCCGGCTTCGTGGTGGGCGTCGTGGACCGACCCAAGATGATCGGTCCCCACAAGGTCAAGGCCGGCGACGTCATTCTGGGCCTGCCCAGCTCGGGCATCCACTCTAACGGCTACTCGCTCGTGCGCAAGGTCGCCATCGAGGGAAAGAGCGTGGCAGAGCTGAACGAGCCCCTGGAGGAGCTGGGTGGAGAGTCGCTCGCCGACGCCGTGCTGCGGCCGACCACGATCTACGCGGGAGGCCTCGTCCGGGCCCTGGCAGCAGGAGCTCCCCTTCACGCGATGGCCCACATCACCGGCGGCGGCGTCACCGAGAACCTCAACCGTGCCCTTCCCGCAGACGTGGACGCCGCGGTCGCGCGCGGGGGCGATGTCGGCCCCGCCTGGGAGATGCCGCCCGTCATCCCCTACGTGGTTCGCGCTGCCGGTCTCACCCTCGACGAGGCGTACCGAACGTTCAACATGGGCGTGGGCATGAGCCTCATCTGCGACCCTGACGACGTGGACGAGGTGTGCGAGAAGCTCGTGGCCGAGGGCTTCTCGCCGTTCGAGATGGGCACGTGCACGCCCGGTTCCGGAAAGGTGGTCTATAACGATGAGCACTAA
- a CDS encoding class B sortase, with translation MASHFKHPDSNQSNEKSRAAQSQDVGFVPVVSSPSGGRRGHDRLRREENFTQTDPYDLSGRRSRDPKKRAGRIVSIVLFVVGIGLLLTAGGLWAYNQWQYRQQDQINQELAAYATVSDDGTTAPQVDWAALKAVNGEVVSWVQIPGTAVNFPVYQASDNEKYLHTNAEGDYSVGGQVFLDYENTAPGMVDAQTIVYGHHLRNGAMFKAISDMDNQEMFDGVSTVWYVTEDATYELEPLLLYHTNEDDANVRQFAFSSADDLHAYLTGLLGTSLTSRSDAAQVISTTTRVLTLCTCNYDNGDSGRTLLVCALKSEAGTPEATA, from the coding sequence ATGGCCTCTCACTTCAAACATCCCGACAGCAACCAGTCCAACGAGAAGTCCCGCGCTGCTCAGAGCCAAGACGTGGGCTTTGTCCCCGTGGTCTCGAGCCCCTCGGGCGGACGCCGTGGACACGACCGCCTCCGTCGCGAGGAGAACTTCACGCAGACCGACCCCTATGACCTCTCCGGTCGTCGCAGCCGGGATCCCAAGAAGCGCGCTGGGCGCATCGTCTCCATCGTCCTGTTCGTGGTGGGCATCGGCCTTCTCCTCACGGCGGGGGGCCTGTGGGCCTACAACCAGTGGCAGTACCGCCAGCAGGACCAGATCAACCAGGAATTGGCCGCCTATGCCACCGTCTCGGACGACGGCACCACGGCTCCCCAGGTTGACTGGGCGGCGCTCAAGGCCGTGAACGGCGAGGTCGTGAGCTGGGTTCAGATTCCCGGAACCGCCGTCAACTTCCCGGTCTACCAGGCCTCCGACAATGAGAAGTACCTGCACACCAATGCCGAGGGAGACTACTCGGTGGGTGGCCAGGTCTTTCTTGACTACGAGAATACCGCTCCCGGTATGGTCGACGCGCAGACCATCGTCTACGGCCATCACCTGCGCAACGGGGCCATGTTCAAGGCCATCTCCGATATGGACAACCAGGAGATGTTTGATGGCGTCTCCACGGTCTGGTACGTGACCGAGGACGCCACCTACGAGCTCGAGCCGCTGCTGCTCTATCACACCAACGAGGACGATGCCAACGTGCGCCAGTTCGCCTTCTCCTCCGCAGACGACCTCCACGCCTACCTCACGGGGCTTCTCGGCACCTCCCTGACGAGTCGCTCCGACGCGGCGCAGGTCATCTCTACCACGACGCGCGTGCTCACGCTCTGCACCTGCAACTATGATAACGGGGACTCGGGCCGCACGCTGCTCGTCTGCGCGCTCAAGTCCGAGGCGGGAACCCCCGAGGCGACCGCATAG